From a single Cyclobacterium marinum DSM 745 genomic region:
- a CDS encoding BamA/TamA family outer membrane protein, producing MNKIICLLILFLLSPHLKAQEAPSTFKLYLVGDAGEVEKGTHPVVEDIRNKLKADPNTPAHIIYLGDNIYPRGMPPIDDEGRDESEYILKTQLDLYKYLNGHIWMIPGNHDWKRGKADGWNSILRAEKYVLNNYPEDKVSWLPSSGCPGPEVVSLNEETVLLLLDSQWWLHLNDKPGMTSDCDYKSEEEILEAIRYVLEENKDKVIVVAMHHPLRSYGPHNGAYTWKDHLFPLTAVSPNLYLPLPGIGSIYPLYRTWFGNIQDLVHPKYEAMIEALDELFKSHSNLIQVAGHEHGLALTKEDKVNYIISGAGAKHTTIKKNNTADFTYPSQGYAIMDFKENHEVHLSFYDPLKEASIYDTQLVAPYATNDSALSFFERDFPKQVTRPISTQYLHGSGYYRFLGENYRKTWAIPATFETIDLATEKGGLSIVKKGGGMQTRSLRLESKSGREYVLRSVNKYPENALSAPLRETIAKDVIQDQISSSHPYGALAVARLADQVGVVHTNPKIVYLPDDPILGIYREAYGDNLYLFEEREIAWKTAPDDIKFYSTDKMLRKIHGDNDEQVKQKEVLKARIFDLWIGDWDRHDDQWRWIGEKKEKGRDYSPMPRDRDQAFFVNEGLIPKIGSRKWLIPKFQGFDYNAPRTVEGFMFNGRYFDRSFMNELNKEDWEKTLDEMIAKMTDEAINASLQDWPDSVVAIDGEDILGKLRKRKTWLKQEMIKYYHFLAKEVDVAGTDKNEFFKVDYLSDGRVQLSLRKIDKSGNLEQELYRRVFLPGDTKEIRLYGMEGDDIFEFTGEGTGEIKIRVIPGDGEKIVQDKGKTKKKNTLIYHNFSDNDAFKLGESTRRKAKSAEISYNRTEFKYDKLMPLATFAYNRDDGIYLGAGVMWEKQGFKKDPFAIRQSLMAKYALKTNAFNIEYEGHAVDALGNLDLVWEADVRAPQYSFNYFGVGNESEYNHESRDIAYYRARFNWYELNAGLQSKLGESGSLTFGPQFQAFKFNQDDNSNKFITSQESGLDQNDLDQTKLYTGVSAKIVFDTRDQKHMPTRGVYFEGQSERMWGGNEYSNNFSKVNAELAMYWSFRYPSRLVWATKFGAGKNWGDYEFFQAQTLGGINNLRGFRRFRFNGDAVAYNNTEVRVRLFNLKTYVFPATVGLLAFNDIGRVWERNEDSNKWHNATGAGIWLAPLNQLVATFSVGFNDEETLPFFSFGYQF from the coding sequence ATGAACAAGATTATTTGCTTGTTGATTTTATTTCTGCTATCCCCTCACCTGAAAGCGCAGGAAGCTCCTTCTACTTTCAAACTGTATTTGGTTGGAGATGCCGGAGAAGTGGAAAAAGGTACGCATCCTGTTGTGGAAGACATTCGCAATAAATTGAAAGCGGACCCCAATACTCCTGCACACATAATCTATTTGGGAGACAATATTTATCCACGGGGAATGCCCCCAATCGATGATGAAGGAAGGGACGAAAGTGAATATATTCTTAAAACACAACTGGACCTTTATAAATACCTTAATGGCCATATATGGATGATTCCTGGGAACCATGATTGGAAGAGAGGAAAGGCAGATGGGTGGAATAGTATTCTTAGGGCAGAGAAATATGTCTTGAACAATTACCCGGAAGATAAGGTAAGTTGGCTACCAAGCAGTGGCTGCCCCGGTCCAGAAGTCGTGTCCTTAAATGAAGAAACTGTACTCCTTTTGCTTGATAGTCAATGGTGGCTCCATCTGAACGACAAGCCGGGAATGACCTCCGATTGCGATTACAAGTCTGAGGAAGAGATTTTGGAGGCCATTCGCTATGTCCTTGAAGAAAACAAGGACAAAGTAATAGTGGTGGCAATGCATCATCCGCTTAGGTCATATGGTCCACACAATGGGGCCTACACTTGGAAGGACCACCTCTTTCCCCTTACTGCTGTTTCTCCTAATTTATACCTTCCATTGCCTGGGATAGGCTCCATTTACCCGCTTTACAGAACCTGGTTTGGCAATATTCAAGACCTTGTTCACCCTAAGTATGAGGCCATGATTGAGGCCCTAGATGAGCTTTTCAAGAGCCATTCAAACCTGATACAGGTTGCGGGACATGAGCATGGGCTGGCATTGACAAAAGAAGATAAGGTAAATTATATTATCAGTGGCGCAGGTGCCAAGCATACAACCATTAAGAAAAACAACACAGCAGATTTTACCTATCCCAGCCAAGGTTATGCTATAATGGATTTTAAAGAAAACCATGAAGTACACCTGTCCTTCTATGATCCATTAAAAGAAGCATCTATTTATGACACTCAACTGGTTGCCCCTTATGCTACCAATGATTCAGCTTTATCTTTTTTTGAACGAGATTTCCCTAAGCAAGTCACGAGACCGATTTCCACCCAATACCTTCACGGTTCCGGATACTATAGATTTCTTGGGGAGAACTACAGAAAAACTTGGGCGATCCCTGCTACTTTTGAAACCATAGACTTGGCTACTGAAAAGGGGGGCCTGAGCATTGTGAAAAAAGGAGGAGGGATGCAAACCCGTTCGCTGAGGTTAGAAAGCAAAAGTGGACGAGAGTATGTGCTTAGGTCTGTCAATAAATACCCCGAAAATGCATTGTCGGCACCTTTGCGTGAAACCATAGCCAAGGATGTCATTCAGGATCAAATTTCTTCCTCACATCCCTACGGGGCTTTGGCCGTTGCCAGACTAGCAGATCAGGTAGGAGTAGTGCATACCAATCCAAAAATTGTTTATTTACCTGATGACCCAATATTAGGCATCTATAGGGAGGCCTATGGGGATAACCTTTACCTGTTTGAAGAGCGTGAAATTGCTTGGAAAACTGCACCGGATGATATTAAGTTTTATAGTACCGATAAGATGCTTAGAAAAATTCATGGCGACAATGATGAACAGGTAAAGCAAAAAGAAGTATTGAAAGCCAGAATATTTGATTTATGGATAGGCGACTGGGATAGGCACGATGATCAATGGAGATGGATTGGTGAAAAAAAGGAAAAAGGTCGGGACTATAGTCCCATGCCTAGAGATAGAGACCAGGCATTTTTTGTTAATGAGGGCCTAATCCCAAAGATAGGCAGTAGAAAATGGTTGATCCCAAAATTCCAAGGCTTCGATTACAATGCGCCTCGAACAGTTGAAGGATTCATGTTTAATGGGAGGTATTTTGACCGCAGTTTCATGAATGAGTTGAATAAAGAAGACTGGGAAAAGACTTTGGATGAGATGATTGCTAAAATGACAGATGAAGCCATCAATGCATCCCTTCAAGACTGGCCTGATTCAGTTGTGGCTATCGATGGTGAGGACATCCTAGGGAAATTACGCAAAAGAAAAACCTGGTTAAAACAGGAGATGATTAAATATTACCACTTCCTAGCAAAAGAAGTTGACGTAGCCGGCACAGATAAAAACGAATTTTTTAAGGTGGACTATTTGTCTGACGGTCGCGTACAGCTTAGCCTAAGGAAAATAGATAAATCAGGAAATCTTGAACAGGAGCTCTACCGGCGAGTTTTTCTTCCCGGTGATACCAAGGAAATCCGTTTATACGGCATGGAGGGAGATGATATTTTTGAATTTACCGGAGAAGGAACGGGGGAAATAAAAATACGAGTAATTCCCGGTGATGGAGAAAAAATAGTACAAGACAAGGGTAAGACCAAAAAGAAAAACACCCTTATTTACCATAATTTTAGTGATAATGATGCCTTTAAATTGGGTGAAAGTACGAGGAGAAAAGCCAAATCAGCTGAAATAAGCTACAATAGGACGGAATTTAAATATGACAAACTCATGCCTTTGGCAACTTTTGCCTACAATAGGGATGATGGAATTTACTTAGGTGCAGGGGTGATGTGGGAAAAGCAAGGGTTTAAAAAAGATCCTTTTGCCATTCGTCAATCTCTAATGGCAAAATATGCTTTAAAGACCAATGCTTTCAATATTGAATACGAGGGGCATGCGGTGGATGCATTGGGAAATTTGGATTTGGTTTGGGAAGCAGATGTCCGTGCACCACAATATTCATTTAACTATTTTGGTGTAGGGAATGAGTCTGAATACAATCATGAATCTCGTGATATAGCTTATTATAGGGCGAGGTTCAATTGGTATGAACTTAATGCCGGATTGCAGTCCAAGCTTGGAGAAAGTGGAAGTTTGACATTCGGTCCTCAATTCCAAGCTTTTAAATTTAATCAGGATGATAATTCAAATAAATTCATCACTTCTCAGGAAAGTGGTCTGGACCAAAATGATTTGGATCAAACCAAACTTTATACTGGGGTTTCTGCCAAGATAGTTTTTGACACGCGGGATCAGAAGCACATGCCTACTAGAGGCGTGTACTTTGAAGGACAGTCTGAAAGAATGTGGGGAGGTAATGAATATTCCAATAATTTCAGCAAAGTGAATGCAGAACTTGCCATGTATTGGTCTTTCCGATACCCCTCAAGGTTGGTCTGGGCCACAAAATTTGGGGCAGGGAAAAACTGGGGGGATTATGAATTTTTTCAAGCGCAAACCCTCGGAGGAATAAATAACCTCAGGGGATTTAGGAGGTTTAGATTCAATGGTGATGCTGTCGCTTACAACAATACCGAGGTTAGGGTGAGATTGTTTAACCTTAAAACTTATGTTTTTCCTGCTACAGTGGGGCTCTTGGCTTTCAATGATATTGGTAGGGTTTGGGAAAGGAATGAAGATTCTAACAAATGGCACAATGCCACAGGTGCCGGGATTTGGCTGGCACCACTCAATCAATTGGTGGCTACCTTTTCGGTGGGTTTCAATGATGAAGAAACGTTGCCTTTCTTTTCTTTTGGTTATCAATTTTAA
- a CDS encoding SdiA-regulated domain-containing protein: MMYFSQILTFITLSIWQCTPNAQKSNDEPFPAAYSLNDFQMIVLQDEMEEISGLEWVGKEGLLAIEDESPIVYSLDPQTGKILQKEKFGKKNSDIEDISWINDVAWVLQSDGTLYEVTSVFNEKSESTKYEFPIDKKRDMEAMVISEDGAYLYVFCKSCKWDDSANEASVFRFDLSSKSYKTPVLTTIKRSDMEALLKADELKDLEIEPAAAAFHPIEKELYVLSSSGKWLMIADANFQPKEVYRLNRKIFKQPEGITFDPKGNMYISNEARGGKPNILVFSYNP, from the coding sequence ATGATGTATTTTTCACAGATTTTAACCTTTATTACCTTATCTATTTGGCAATGCACGCCCAATGCCCAAAAATCAAATGATGAGCCATTTCCTGCAGCCTATTCTCTTAACGATTTTCAAATGATTGTATTGCAAGATGAAATGGAAGAAATCTCAGGGTTGGAGTGGGTAGGTAAAGAAGGTTTATTGGCTATTGAGGATGAATCCCCTATTGTTTATAGCCTAGATCCTCAGACTGGAAAAATTTTGCAGAAAGAAAAATTTGGCAAGAAAAACAGTGACATTGAAGATATCTCTTGGATAAATGACGTGGCATGGGTACTTCAAAGCGATGGAACTCTTTATGAGGTGACTTCTGTTTTCAATGAGAAATCAGAAAGTACCAAGTATGAATTCCCCATTGATAAAAAAAGAGACATGGAAGCTATGGTAATATCCGAGGATGGTGCCTACCTTTATGTCTTTTGTAAATCATGCAAGTGGGACGATAGTGCCAATGAAGCCTCTGTTTTTCGTTTCGACCTTTCTTCCAAGAGCTATAAAACGCCTGTTTTAACTACTATAAAAAGAAGTGACATGGAAGCGCTTCTAAAGGCTGATGAATTAAAGGATTTGGAAATTGAGCCGGCTGCGGCAGCATTTCACCCTATTGAAAAGGAATTGTATGTATTGTCTTCAAGTGGAAAATGGCTTATGATCGCCGATGCCAATTTTCAACCAAAGGAAGTTTACAGACTGAATCGTAAAATTTTTAAACAGCCGGAAGGAATTACATTTGACCCTAAAGGAAACATGTACATATCAAATGAAGCCCGAGGAGGGAAGCCTAACATTTTGGTTTTTAGCTACAATCCTTAA
- a CDS encoding Pycsar system effector family protein, with protein MDKQLEKFESWIRDMFKNHQKSEVCYHNMDHSMQLVKVVAEIGDYYKLSQEEKNDLHIAAWMHDIGYWEVKGEGHEEKGAKMAQEYLTELGFEQERIDRIKSLILATRMPQKPKNLLEEIICDADLYHLSSEKYFDHTVLLKKEKANLGFGKTSLIDWLRESKLFMQAHHYHTEYAQIYFQPGKEANLASIEMKIKEADASPKSDSKGKKKDKTKNKADRGIETMFRITSKNHLALSALADNKANIMISVNSIIISIIVALFIQIIEEFPYYLVPTLMLIITCLIAMVFAILATRPNVTHGIVTKEDIRNKKGNLLYFGNFHEMSFPDYMGGMHEMMKDGTYLYDSMITDIYNLGIVLSKKYILLRKCYNIFMFGFVLSVVSFLIATYIFDPIAR; from the coding sequence TTGGATAAGCAACTAGAAAAATTTGAATCCTGGATCAGGGATATGTTTAAAAACCACCAAAAATCGGAGGTTTGTTACCATAATATGGATCATTCCATGCAGCTTGTTAAGGTAGTTGCAGAGATTGGGGATTACTATAAATTAAGCCAAGAGGAAAAAAACGATTTGCACATTGCAGCTTGGATGCATGACATAGGTTATTGGGAAGTCAAAGGTGAAGGGCATGAAGAAAAAGGGGCCAAAATGGCACAGGAATACTTGACCGAATTGGGCTTTGAGCAGGAAAGAATCGATCGCATCAAATCACTGATCTTGGCAACAAGAATGCCTCAAAAGCCTAAGAATTTACTGGAAGAGATTATTTGCGATGCAGATTTGTATCACTTAAGTTCTGAGAAATATTTTGATCATACAGTCCTATTAAAAAAAGAAAAAGCCAACCTTGGGTTTGGAAAAACTTCTTTGATCGACTGGCTGAGAGAAAGTAAGCTTTTCATGCAAGCACACCATTACCATACTGAATACGCCCAAATCTATTTTCAGCCCGGTAAAGAGGCCAATCTTGCGTCCATTGAAATGAAGATTAAAGAAGCAGATGCATCTCCAAAATCCGACTCAAAGGGCAAAAAAAAAGACAAAACCAAAAATAAAGCAGATAGAGGTATAGAGACCATGTTTCGAATTACCTCAAAAAATCACTTGGCTCTTTCGGCCTTGGCCGACAACAAGGCCAATATCATGATTTCTGTCAATTCGATTATTATCTCCATAATTGTGGCACTTTTTATTCAAATAATCGAAGAATTCCCCTATTATCTGGTGCCCACACTTATGCTGATCATCACTTGTTTAATTGCCATGGTATTTGCCATTTTGGCTACTCGACCCAATGTTACCCATGGCATAGTCACCAAAGAAGATATCCGGAATAAAAAAGGCAATCTCCTGTATTTTGGCAATTTTCATGAAATGTCTTTTCCTGACTATATGGGAGGAATGCATGAGATGATGAAGGATGGAACGTACCTTTATGATAGCATGATTACAGACATTTACAACTTAGGAATCGTGCTTTCCAAAAAGTACATTTTACTTAGGAAATGCTACAATATCTTTATGTTCGGTTTTGTCCTTTCAGTAGTTTCTTTCTTAATAGCTACTTATATCTTCGATCCAATCGCTCGATAA
- a CDS encoding mechanosensitive ion channel family protein — MFDNFLNLDIEPALRNRILQTILIGFVVWLINKISLKLIYRGDALELRRQYHYRKFIEYTSFIIGILIIGNLWIGNFHSVTTFLGLLSAGIAIALKDIFVNIAGWAFIYLRKPFDVGDRIQIGEVQGDVIDLRLFQFSLLEIGNWVDADQSTGRVIHVPNGKVFMDAQANYSTGFNYIWNEQNIYITLRSDFKKTKEILLDILNTHLQEDLKKAEKVFRKAKQDHLIVYKQFTPMIFTKITERGVQLSMRYLCDPKKRRMFEHAITESILERLGPENNIRLAYPTSTVLLHQDKVHPETNPNR; from the coding sequence ATGTTCGATAATTTCTTAAATCTAGACATTGAACCGGCATTAAGAAACAGGATCCTACAGACCATCCTGATAGGGTTCGTGGTGTGGCTGATCAACAAAATTTCCCTGAAATTGATTTACAGAGGAGATGCATTGGAATTGAGAAGGCAATATCATTATCGAAAATTCATTGAATATACCTCTTTCATTATCGGCATATTGATAATCGGAAACCTTTGGATAGGCAATTTTCATTCTGTGACTACCTTTTTGGGATTATTGTCCGCAGGTATTGCGATTGCCTTAAAAGATATATTTGTCAATATTGCCGGCTGGGCATTTATTTACCTTCGAAAACCTTTTGATGTAGGGGATAGGATTCAGATTGGAGAGGTACAAGGTGATGTGATAGACCTTCGTTTGTTTCAGTTTTCTTTGCTGGAAATTGGCAACTGGGTAGATGCTGACCAAAGCACCGGAAGGGTTATTCATGTACCCAATGGAAAAGTGTTTATGGATGCTCAGGCCAATTACTCCACCGGTTTTAATTATATATGGAATGAACAGAATATCTATATCACCCTTAGGAGCGATTTTAAGAAAACCAAAGAAATACTTCTGGATATTCTTAATACCCACCTTCAGGAGGATTTGAAAAAAGCAGAGAAGGTGTTTCGAAAAGCCAAGCAAGATCATTTGATTGTTTACAAACAATTCACACCAATGATTTTCACCAAAATCACTGAACGAGGTGTGCAGCTCTCTATGCGTTACCTTTGCGATCCAAAGAAACGTAGGATGTTTGAACATGCCATTACAGAAAGCATTCTCGAACGTTTGGGGCCTGAAAATAATATTCGCTTGGCTTATCCCACTTCTACAGTATTGCTGCATCAGGATAAAGTTCACCCTGAAACCAATCCCAACCGTTAA
- a CDS encoding DMT family transporter: MLLLLALIWGSSFILIKKSLEVYSPGEVGAFRILSAALVLLPLGISKVKHLTQSQLGYLFCIGLLGSFIPAFLFATAQTQLSSSLAGVINALTPLMVGVIGALLFKTKISKQNAIGLIIALFGVCILVLAGNSGSPDIFRQFNLYGLLVVLAAVCYGFNVNIIKYKIKELKPTLITAISLIMVLPIAAIYLFGFTQFSFKLIHADGAWQAAGYIAFLGAVGTAAALVLFNSIVKLVTPVFASSVTYIIPLVAIFWGVLDGESLFPLHYLGIFAVVVGVWIGNRKTKL; encoded by the coding sequence ATGTTACTATTGCTGGCCTTGATTTGGGGAAGTTCCTTTATTTTGATAAAGAAATCCTTGGAGGTGTATTCTCCGGGAGAGGTAGGTGCTTTTAGAATCCTGTCTGCTGCACTTGTCTTGTTGCCACTGGGAATTTCCAAAGTAAAACATCTTACCCAAAGCCAACTGGGCTACTTGTTTTGCATTGGCTTATTGGGGAGTTTTATTCCTGCCTTTTTGTTTGCCACTGCACAAACCCAACTATCCAGTTCTTTGGCCGGAGTGATCAATGCACTTACCCCACTAATGGTGGGGGTGATAGGTGCATTGTTATTTAAAACAAAGATCTCCAAGCAAAATGCCATAGGCTTGATTATTGCTCTTTTTGGTGTTTGTATTTTGGTTTTGGCAGGGAATTCCGGAAGTCCGGATATTTTCAGGCAATTTAATCTATACGGTTTGTTAGTGGTATTGGCTGCTGTTTGCTATGGCTTTAATGTTAATATAATTAAGTATAAAATCAAGGAGTTAAAACCAACCTTAATTACCGCTATCTCCTTGATAATGGTCTTGCCTATTGCGGCCATTTATTTATTTGGTTTTACCCAATTTTCTTTTAAGTTGATACATGCTGATGGGGCATGGCAGGCGGCGGGGTATATCGCATTTCTCGGTGCAGTGGGCACTGCAGCCGCCCTCGTTCTCTTTAATTCAATAGTAAAACTGGTTACACCTGTTTTTGCTAGTTCTGTTACTTATATTATTCCATTGGTAGCAATCTTTTGGGGTGTTTTGGATGGAGAATCTTTGTTTCCCCTTCATTATTTGGGCATATTTGCTGTAGTGGTGGGGGTATGGATTGGAAATCGGAAAACAAAACTGTAG
- the dusB gene encoding tRNA dihydrouridine synthase DusB, producing MIKIGDLNLGDFPLLLAPMEDVSDPPFRAVCKTNGADLMYTEFISSEGLIRDAAKSVQKLDVYDYERPIGIQIFGNEISSMREAAAIAEEAGPDILDINYGCPVNKVACKGAGAGILLDIDKMVAMTAEIVKAVKIPVTVKTRLGWDESTIKINEVTERLQDVGIQAISIHARTRKQMYKGEADWSYLGEIMKNNRIKIPVFGNGDIDSPEKAKAYKEKYGVDGLMIGRAAIGYPWIFNEIKHYMQTGSLLAVPDMEERVKVAKKHLDFSVEWKGEKLGVLEMRRHYTNYFRGIPHFKPYRTSLVTTDEYAKVNDILEEVSTVFADEVF from the coding sequence GTGATTAAAATAGGAGATTTAAATTTAGGGGACTTTCCATTGCTGTTGGCTCCTATGGAAGATGTAAGTGATCCACCTTTTAGGGCGGTATGTAAAACCAATGGGGCAGATTTAATGTACACCGAATTCATCAGCTCTGAAGGCTTGATTCGTGATGCAGCCAAATCTGTCCAGAAATTGGATGTGTATGATTATGAGCGGCCTATAGGTATTCAGATATTTGGGAATGAAATTTCATCTATGCGTGAGGCAGCAGCCATTGCAGAGGAGGCAGGACCGGATATATTAGACATTAATTATGGGTGCCCGGTAAATAAAGTAGCTTGCAAAGGTGCCGGGGCCGGTATCTTACTGGATATAGACAAAATGGTTGCCATGACGGCCGAAATTGTAAAAGCCGTTAAGATTCCGGTAACAGTCAAAACTCGATTGGGTTGGGATGAAAGTACCATCAAGATCAATGAAGTAACAGAAAGATTACAGGACGTGGGCATTCAAGCCATCAGTATTCATGCGCGCACCAGAAAGCAAATGTATAAGGGAGAAGCGGATTGGTCTTACCTTGGTGAGATTATGAAAAACAACAGGATAAAAATCCCTGTTTTTGGTAATGGAGATATAGATAGTCCTGAAAAGGCCAAAGCCTATAAGGAAAAGTATGGGGTAGATGGTTTGATGATAGGAAGGGCTGCCATAGGTTATCCTTGGATTTTTAATGAGATCAAACATTATATGCAAACCGGAAGCCTGTTGGCTGTTCCAGATATGGAAGAAAGGGTGAAAGTTGCTAAAAAGCACCTTGACTTTTCGGTGGAATGGAAAGGAGAAAAACTTGGGGTATTGGAAATGAGAAGGCACTATACCAACTATTTCAGAGGAATCCCTCATTTCAAACCTTATCGTACCTCTTTGGTAACAACTGATGAATACGCGAAAGTAAATGATATTTTAGAAGAGGTATCTACAGTTTTTGCTGATGAAGTTTTTTAA
- a CDS encoding CPBP family intramembrane glutamic endopeptidase gives MEIYEDRPGQSNHQPWLLSFTVLVLIVFGTLSVLQSVAVALLPMLFGISIDQVSLLLGATLDYPNARLAYFFIKGLGGGFAFFVGGWIFIRFVDKKTLQFEKHLTPQLLDNLWIVFPILIGYVLLNTILIYLNMNFDFPDFLSELEASLKAKEDQLMDLTSYTLDFDSFGEFLVGILVIGLLAGVGEEYLFRGIVQPKMHQYTRNAHWGVWITAFIFSLIHFQFYGFLPRLFLGVLFGYLYLYTGSLLYPMLAHISNNVMMVTLVYLNKLRLLEFSMGEVDTLKWQYIIVGLFVFIFSWYGLIKTNKNKVHR, from the coding sequence ATGGAGATATATGAAGATCGTCCGGGGCAATCAAACCACCAACCTTGGTTGCTCTCATTTACTGTTTTGGTATTAATCGTATTTGGAACCCTTTCGGTTCTGCAATCTGTAGCAGTGGCTCTTTTACCAATGCTCTTTGGGATTTCCATAGATCAAGTCTCTCTTCTTCTTGGAGCTACTCTTGACTACCCAAATGCCAGGTTGGCTTATTTTTTTATTAAAGGCCTTGGAGGAGGTTTTGCTTTTTTTGTAGGGGGCTGGATTTTCATCCGCTTTGTAGACAAAAAAACGTTACAATTTGAAAAACATTTAACCCCACAGCTATTGGACAATCTATGGATTGTCTTCCCCATACTTATAGGATATGTACTATTAAACACTATTTTGATCTATCTAAACATGAATTTTGATTTTCCCGATTTCCTAAGTGAATTGGAAGCATCCTTAAAGGCAAAAGAGGATCAATTAATGGATTTGACAAGTTACACCCTTGATTTCGATAGTTTTGGGGAGTTTTTAGTAGGCATTTTGGTAATAGGGCTGCTGGCAGGGGTGGGTGAAGAGTATTTGTTTAGAGGAATAGTGCAGCCCAAAATGCACCAATACACGAGGAATGCACACTGGGGTGTATGGATTACTGCATTTATTTTTTCCCTCATTCATTTTCAATTTTATGGTTTCCTCCCAAGACTGTTTCTTGGTGTTTTATTCGGTTATTTATACCTGTATACCGGATCATTGCTTTACCCTATGTTAGCACATATCTCGAACAATGTCATGATGGTTACTTTGGTATATTTAAACAAACTAAGATTATTGGAATTCAGTATGGGGGAAGTGGACACATTGAAATGGCAATATATAATTGTTGGGCTATTCGTATTTATCTTTTCTTGGTATGGGTTGATAAAAACAAATAAAAATAAGGTTCATCGGTAA
- a CDS encoding CPBP family intramembrane glutamic endopeptidase, translated as MEIYENQPGHSNSQPWLLSFTVLVLIVFGALAILQTAALGLLPFLFGISFEQVPYLLGASLDHPNARMAFLFIQGLGGGLGFFVGGWIFIRFVDKKTLRFDKQLKPEKMEQLWIVIPMLIGFILFNSLLVYLNMNVEFPEALSGLEASFRAKEDQLMELTKYLTDFESLGEFLLGVLVIGVLAGIGEEYLFRGIVQPKMHQYTGNAHWGVWITAFIFSAIHFQFYGFLPRLMLGALFGYLYLYSGSLLYPIIAHILNNTLTVTMVYFNKLGLMEFDIEDSNQLYWEYVIVGIVVFLLCWNWFIQSNKKQIYE; from the coding sequence ATGGAAATATATGAAAATCAACCAGGACATTCTAACAGCCAACCATGGTTGCTCTCGTTTACTGTTTTGGTGCTAATCGTATTTGGAGCTCTTGCTATCTTACAAACGGCAGCTTTGGGCTTGTTACCTTTTCTATTTGGAATTTCCTTTGAGCAAGTGCCTTATTTGCTCGGTGCCTCTCTAGATCATCCAAATGCCAGAATGGCTTTTCTTTTTATTCAAGGCTTAGGAGGGGGGCTAGGATTTTTTGTTGGAGGCTGGATATTTATCCGCTTTGTAGACAAAAAAACCCTACGCTTTGATAAACAATTGAAACCGGAAAAAATGGAACAGTTGTGGATTGTGATTCCTATGCTTATAGGTTTTATTCTCTTCAATTCGCTATTGGTTTACCTCAATATGAATGTTGAATTTCCGGAAGCCTTAAGTGGACTTGAAGCCTCATTCAGAGCCAAAGAGGACCAATTGATGGAGTTGACAAAATACCTTACTGACTTCGAAAGTCTCGGTGAATTCTTATTAGGCGTATTGGTCATCGGGGTGCTGGCAGGTATTGGTGAAGAGTATTTATTCCGGGGAATTGTACAACCTAAAATGCATCAATACACCGGAAACGCACATTGGGGAGTTTGGATCACAGCATTTATTTTCTCAGCCATACATTTTCAATTTTACGGTTTTCTACCCAGGTTAATGTTAGGGGCCTTGTTTGGGTATTTGTATTTGTATTCGGGCTCTTTATTGTATCCCATCATTGCACATATCCTCAACAACACTTTAACCGTTACTATGGTTTACTTCAACAAACTCGGACTAATGGAGTTTGATATAGAGGATTCGAATCAGTTGTATTGGGAGTATGTAATAGTAGGCATTGTAGTCTTTCTCTTGTGTTGGAATTGGTTTATTCAATCAAATAAAAAACAGATTTATGAGTAA
- a CDS encoding putative signal transducing protein, translated as MSKWQRIFESSTPIRAEIVKGVLEENGITAVIVNKKDPVYKIHGNIEVMVLVEEAQRALKIVENEISF; from the coding sequence ATGAGTAAATGGCAGAGGATTTTCGAGTCGAGTACCCCAATAAGGGCGGAAATAGTAAAAGGAGTGCTAGAAGAAAATGGTATCACTGCGGTCATAGTTAATAAGAAAGACCCGGTTTATAAAATCCACGGTAACATTGAAGTGATGGTGCTGGTAGAAGAAGCCCAAAGGGCATTAAAAATTGTTGAAAATGAAATCTCGTTTTAG